A section of the Chloroflexota bacterium genome encodes:
- a CDS encoding IS256 family transposase — translation MADTVSMALAELVRKAEQNGDVDFLREGVRVLTQALMEIEVSQHLGAERHERTAERSGQRNGYREREWDTRVGTIGLRVPRVRDGSYFPTLLEPQKRSEQALVAVVREAYVHGVSTRKVDDLVKALGLDGISKSQVSRLCETLDEEVERFRGRPLETAYPYVWLDATYVKARDGGRVVSTAVVIAIGVNDAGQREVLGLDVGPSEDGAFWLRFLRGLVARGLAGVQLVISDAHQGLRGAIAAVLHGASWQRCRVHFIRNLLALVPKSAAEMVAATVRTVFAQPDPDSAREQWRLVADRFRVTAPRVAASMDEAEADVLAYLAFPKGHWRQIWSNNPLERLNKEVKRRTDVVGIFPNQDAVVRLVGAVLAEQHDEWQVARRYLSAESLAALRKEAPADPAPALAAAQ, via the coding sequence ATGGCCGACACGGTGAGCATGGCACTGGCGGAGCTGGTGCGCAAGGCGGAGCAGAACGGGGACGTGGATTTCTTGCGGGAAGGGGTGCGGGTGCTGACGCAGGCGCTGATGGAGATCGAGGTCAGCCAGCACCTGGGGGCGGAGCGCCACGAGCGGACCGCGGAGCGCAGCGGGCAGCGGAACGGGTACCGCGAGCGGGAGTGGGACACGCGGGTGGGGACGATCGGGCTGCGGGTGCCGCGGGTGCGCGACGGGAGCTACTTCCCGACGTTGCTGGAGCCGCAGAAGCGGAGCGAGCAGGCGCTGGTGGCCGTCGTCCGGGAAGCGTACGTGCATGGCGTCTCGACGCGGAAGGTCGACGACCTGGTGAAGGCGCTGGGGCTGGACGGGATCTCGAAGAGCCAGGTGAGCCGGCTGTGCGAGACGCTGGACGAGGAGGTGGAGCGGTTCCGGGGCCGTCCCCTCGAGACGGCCTACCCGTATGTCTGGTTGGACGCGACGTACGTGAAGGCCCGTGACGGCGGTCGGGTGGTCTCGACGGCGGTCGTGATCGCGATCGGCGTCAACGACGCGGGGCAACGGGAGGTGCTGGGGCTCGACGTCGGGCCGAGCGAGGACGGCGCCTTCTGGCTCCGCTTCCTGCGCGGCCTGGTCGCCCGCGGCCTCGCCGGGGTGCAGCTGGTCATCAGCGACGCCCACCAGGGCCTCCGGGGGGCGATCGCCGCCGTCCTGCACGGCGCGAGCTGGCAGCGCTGCCGCGTCCACTTCATCCGCAACCTGCTGGCGCTGGTCCCCAAGTCCGCCGCCGAGATGGTCGCCGCCACCGTCCGCACCGTCTTCGCCCAGCCGGACCCCGACAGCGCCCGCGAGCAATGGCGTCTGGTCGCCGATCGCTTTCGCGTGACCGCCCCGCGCGTGGCCGCGTCGATGGATGAGGCCGAGGCCGACGTCCTGGCCTACCTCGCCTTCCCCAAGGGCCACTGGCGCCAGATCTGGTCGAACAACCCGCTCGAACGCCTCAACAAGGAGGTCAAGCGCCGCACCGACGTCGTCGGCATCTTCCCCAACCAGGACGCCGTCGTCCGCCTCGTCGGCGCCGTCCTGGCCGAGCAGCACGACGAGTGGCAGGTCGCCCGACGCTACCTCAGCGCCGAGTCGCTCGCCGCCCTCAGGAAGGAGGCCCCCGCCGACCCGGCGCCTGCCCTCGCGGCGGCGCAGTAG